One Phaseolus vulgaris cultivar G19833 chromosome 2, P. vulgaris v2.0, whole genome shotgun sequence DNA window includes the following coding sequences:
- the LOC137809685 gene encoding uncharacterized protein At4g38062-like yields MDVYEELEEAKDEIEKLKHKANLLQNMKKSYDAHTNQILEAIFKFENLNQELLQKEDEINGAEQINEDLTDSLNNKESTKHLSAANDKLGADCDEKFRRWKDEKRRLLLPLEEEKEKMMNQEQLMLVCKKEIENRKGCISVSNNRCLKIENNLKTSREIRETDATFQMLEEENMKVEEQLQWKKEQFNHQEEEDETLRDQFKASKEERELEKHTLLDEISSLQLLLDYHLRKSDDLEYHLLMCKQALTHEESQRKRLEDEVSNLKKEKEEKCFQLMKQLELKDAALLSAQKDINEAACLMLEESTKYQLLEEKVLDMEVGFKEQLTEAYDALDRANIELDERICERSEMEFELRIWKSLVERLKNGLEEELVMRKELENSLLDQVDFSESLNQEKYSLISKLVEKENEIDCLQQHAFLFEQEPEVKETETSVPARGLTSESSETVEVRYLQIIEEKNKILEEFQKEVLRLEQESYRKQFESAVIAQRNVERTNEHEKENPIQIIEGKDMRTDEIMHQVTSLEQEFTSNLTSISSQLVEKQAEIIHAKEACNKITAAEVLAAIEIEEKKLMIDELEDDIYDMEQKLKLQEVNWKQSEQLALNVEEEMNANQFKAKELLDRMENKIRGSDVFLQKVKIDNRSLLESATRLSSERDNLLGFVQGLDDKMSECTTVDTQLMDRLRRLVQSFENDFLGMNFRKDEELLVKKNMMMHSSTGIKKSETFSDLRSPFKLLNI; encoded by the coding sequence ATGGATGTTTATGAAGAACTCGAAGAAGCTAAAGATGAAATCGAGAAACTCAAGCACAAAGCAAATCTACTTCAGAACATGAAGAAATCATATGATGCGCATACCAATCAGATACTGGAAGCTATTTTCAAATTTGAGAATCTGAATCAAGAACTGCTTCAAAAGGAAGATGAAATCAATGGCGCTGAGCAGATAAATGAAGATTTAACTGAtagtttaaataataaagagtCCACCAAGCATCTCAGTGCTGCAAATGATAAACTTGGAGCAGATTGTGATGAAAAGTTTAGAAGGTGGAAAGATGAAAAAAGAAGGTTGCTATTGCCGTTAGAGgaggaaaaagagaaaatgatgAACCAAGAACAACTGATGCTTGTGTGCAAAAAAGAGATTGAAAACCGGAAAGGATGCATTTCAGTTTCAAACAACAGGTGtttaaaaatagagaacaaTTTAAAGACTTCAAGAGAAATAAGAGAAACAGATGCCACGTTCCAGATGTTAGAGGAGGAAAACATGAAGGTGGAAGAACAATTACAATGGAAGAAGGAACAGTTTAATCATCAGGAAGAGGAGGATGAAACACTTAGAGACCAGTTTAAAGCAAGTAAGGAGGAGAGGGAGTTGGAAAAACATACATTGCTTGATGAGATTTCTTCACTGCAGTTATTGTTAGACTACCACCTGAGAAAATCAGATGATCTGGAATACCACTTACTCATGTGCAAACAAGCTCTTACTCACGAGGAAAGCCAGAGAAAGCGTCTGGAAGATGAAGTCTCAAATttgaagaaagagaaagaagagaagtgTTTTCAGCTGATGAAGCAGTTAGAGTTGAAAGATGCTGCTTTGCTCAGTGCCCAGAAAGATATCAATGAAGCAGCATGTTTGATGCTAGAAGAATCAACTAAATATCAACTCCTTGAAGAGAAAGTTTTGGACATGGAAGTTGGTTTCAAAGAACAACTTACGGAAGCTTATGATGCTTTAGACAGGGCAAACATTGAACTGGATGAGAGAATATGTGAAAGAAGTGAAATGGAGTTTGAATTGAGAATATGGAAGTCACTTGTTGAACGTTTGAAGAATGGTCTTGAAGAAGAGCTTGTCATGCGCAAAGAACTGGAAAATTCACTCCTTGATCAAGTAGATTTTAGTGAGAGCCTCAATCAAGAAAAGTATAGCTTGATTTCTAAGTTggtagagaaagaaaatgaaatagattGTCTGCAGCAACATGCTTTCCTATTTGAACAAGAACCAGAAGTAAAGGAAACAGAAACTTCTGTCCCAGCAAGAGGGTTAACATCTGAGTCGTCTGAAACTGTTGAAGTGAGATATCTCCAAATCATAGAGGAGAAGAACAAGATTTTAGAGGAGTTTCAAAAGGAGGTTCTTCGGCTAGAACAAGAATCGTACAGAAAACAATTTGAAAGTGCTGTGATTGCACAAAGAAATGTGGAAAGAACCAATGAGCACGAGAAAGAGAATCCTATCCAGATTATTGAGGGAAAGGATATGAGAACAGATGAGATCATGCATCAGGTGACTTCACTAGAACAGGAGTTCACTAGCAACTTGACCTCCATTTCTTCACAGCTAGTTGAGAAACAGGCTGAAATTATTCATGCCAAAGAAGCTTGCAATAAGATCACAGCAGCTGAGGTTCTAGCAGCTATTGAAATTGAAGAGAAGAAGTTGATGATAGACGAACTTGAGGATGATATATATGATATGGAGCAGAAACTGAAATTGCAAGAGGTAAATTGGAAGCAATCAGAACAGCTTGCATTGAATGTTGAAGAGGAAATGAATGCAAACCAATTCAAAGCGAAGGAGTTGCTTGACCGAATGGAGAACAAGATAAGAGGTTCAGATGTTTTTCTTCAAAAGGTCAAGATAGACAATAGAAGTTTGCTTGAAAGTGCTACAAGATTGTCATCAGAAAGGGATAACTTATTGGGTTTTGTTCAGGGATTAGATGATAAAATGTCTGAGTGCACTACTGTAGACACTCAACTAATGGATAGATTGAGAAGATTAGTGCAATCATTTGAGAATGATTTTCTAGGAATGAATTTCAGAAAGGATGAAGAATTGCTTGTGAAAAAGAATATGATGATGCATTCTTCCACGGGGATAAAGAAATCTGAAACCTTTTCTGATCTAAGATCACCATTTAAGCTGCTCAACATTTAG